A genome region from Methylobacterium sp. FF17 includes the following:
- a CDS encoding 2-keto-4-pentenoate hydratase: MSEAFDPQPAADLLLAAYREGRQLTDLPDAVRPRTMAEGYAIQDRLLAAIGDECAGWKLAIGSAKGKRTSGVGRSIAGRVLKSQLHGDGAAIRMPHAGAVTVEFEIAYVIARDIDPDAPAVEASDVVAETRVAFELVLSRFFDRRAVGWPSFAADNSAFQALVIGPAIESGDVAEVARSLVVEVDGVARVRAVTGEDETDPLAALTDLIAVSRERGVPIPAGSIVSTGTLSVPFDLTGPGTITARFAGRSLGFSLLPV, from the coding sequence ATGTCCGAAGCCTTCGATCCCCAGCCCGCCGCCGACCTCCTGCTCGCGGCCTACCGCGAGGGCCGGCAACTCACGGACCTGCCGGACGCCGTCCGCCCGCGCACCATGGCGGAGGGCTACGCCATCCAGGACCGTCTCCTCGCGGCCATCGGGGATGAATGCGCCGGCTGGAAGCTCGCCATCGGCAGCGCCAAGGGCAAGCGCACCTCCGGTGTCGGCCGCTCCATCGCGGGCCGCGTGCTGAAGAGCCAGCTCCACGGGGACGGCGCGGCGATCCGGATGCCGCATGCCGGCGCGGTGACGGTGGAGTTCGAGATCGCCTACGTGATCGCGCGCGACATCGACCCCGACGCGCCCGCCGTCGAGGCATCGGACGTCGTCGCCGAGACCCGCGTGGCCTTCGAACTCGTCCTGTCGCGGTTCTTCGACCGCCGCGCCGTCGGCTGGCCGAGCTTCGCCGCCGACAATTCCGCCTTCCAGGCCCTGGTGATCGGACCGGCGATCGAGTCGGGGGACGTCGCCGAGGTGGCGCGCAGCCTCGTGGTCGAGGTCGACGGTGTCGCGCGGGTCCGGGCCGTGACGGGCGAGGACGAGACCGACCCGCTCGCGGCCCTCACCGATCTCATCGCCGTCTCGCGCGAGCGCGGCGTGCCGATCCCCGCCGGCAGCATCGTGTCCACCGGCACCCTGTCCGTCCCCTTCGACCTCACGGGGCCGGGGACGATCACGGCGCGCTTCGCGGGGCGGAGCCTGGGATTCTCGCTCCTGCCCGTGTGA
- the ssuD gene encoding FMNH2-dependent alkanesulfonate monooxygenase, translating into MTGQTDVLWFLPTHGDGRYLGAQEGARDVSISYLRQIAQAADELGYYGVLLPTGRSCEDSWVVASALAPLTKRLRFLVAVRPGLQEPSVAARMAATLDRISDGRLLINVVTGGDPVELRGDGVFLDHDERYVVTDEFLHIWRGLMSGETVSYTGKHLKVEEGRVIFPPVQSPYPPLYFGGSSPAGIEVAAEHCEVYLTWGEPPAGVAEKIARAREAADRKGKTFSYGIRLHVIVRETEGEAWAAAESLISRLDDETIARAQATLKRQDSVGQSRMMALHGGDRTKLEVSPNLWAGVGLVRGGAGTALVGSADQVADRMKEYIDLGIDRFILSGYPHLEEAYRFAELVFPKLPLRATTGVAPTNARNNGPFGEVMANDIVPNRRIAAH; encoded by the coding sequence ATGACTGGACAGACCGACGTACTCTGGTTCCTCCCCACCCACGGCGACGGCCGTTACCTCGGCGCCCAGGAAGGCGCCCGCGACGTCTCGATCTCGTACCTGCGCCAGATCGCGCAGGCTGCGGACGAGCTCGGCTATTACGGCGTGCTGCTGCCCACGGGCCGCTCCTGCGAGGATTCCTGGGTGGTGGCCTCGGCGCTGGCGCCGCTCACGAAGCGCCTGCGCTTCCTCGTCGCCGTGCGGCCCGGCCTGCAGGAGCCGTCCGTCGCCGCCCGCATGGCCGCGACGCTCGACCGGATCTCGGACGGGCGCCTCCTCATCAACGTCGTCACCGGCGGCGATCCGGTGGAACTGCGCGGCGACGGCGTTTTCCTCGACCATGACGAGCGCTACGTCGTCACCGACGAGTTCCTGCACATCTGGCGCGGGCTGATGTCCGGCGAGACCGTGTCCTACACGGGCAAGCACCTCAAGGTGGAGGAGGGCCGGGTCATCTTCCCGCCCGTGCAGAGCCCCTATCCCCCGCTCTATTTCGGCGGTTCGTCGCCCGCCGGCATCGAGGTCGCGGCCGAGCATTGCGAGGTCTACCTCACCTGGGGCGAGCCCCCCGCAGGCGTCGCCGAGAAGATCGCCAGGGCCCGCGAGGCGGCCGACCGCAAGGGCAAGACCTTCTCCTACGGCATCCGGCTCCACGTCATCGTGCGCGAGACGGAGGGCGAGGCCTGGGCCGCCGCCGAGAGCCTGATCTCGCGCCTCGACGACGAGACCATCGCGCGGGCGCAGGCCACCCTGAAGCGCCAGGATTCCGTCGGCCAGAGCCGCATGATGGCCCTGCACGGGGGGGACCGCACGAAGCTCGAAGTCTCGCCGAACCTCTGGGCGGGCGTGGGCCTCGTGCGTGGCGGGGCGGGAACCGCCCTCGTCGGCTCGGCGGATCAGGTCGCCGACCGCATGAAGGAGTACATCGACCTCGGGATCGACCGCTTCATCCTGTCGGGCTATCCCCACCTGGAGGAGGCCTACCGCTTCGCCGAGCTGGTCTTCCCCAAGCTCCCCTTGCGCGCCACCACCGGGGTCGCCCCGACGAACGCCCGCAACAACGGTCCGTTCGGCGAGGTCATGGCCAACGACATCGTCCCGAACCGCCGCATCGCGGCGCATTGA
- a CDS encoding ATP-binding cassette domain-containing protein, with protein sequence MLATALRVPEDTEIRDLKPREASVPKAPARTGPAPSATGITIRDLRKDFDGQTVIEGLDLHIPAGQFVAVVGRSGCGKSTLLRLILGLESPSAGRINLEAQALRTPPKRIMFQEPRLLPWARVVDNVAVGLGEGGPKAERRAKAQAALAEVGLSEKSGNWPATLSGGQRQRVALARALVSRPGLLALDEPLGALDALTRIDMQAMIERIWRAQGFTAILVTHDVAEAVAMADRILVVEAGRIALDVTVDVARPRRRGDADLAALEGRILDHLLSERAPA encoded by the coding sequence ATGCTCGCCACCGCCCTTCGCGTCCCCGAGGACACCGAGATTCGCGACTTGAAACCGCGTGAGGCCTCCGTCCCGAAGGCGCCGGCCCGCACCGGGCCGGCGCCTTCCGCCACCGGCATCACGATCCGCGACCTGAGGAAGGACTTCGACGGCCAGACGGTGATCGAGGGGCTCGACCTTCACATCCCGGCCGGGCAGTTCGTGGCCGTGGTCGGACGCTCGGGCTGCGGCAAGAGCACCCTGCTGCGCCTGATCCTCGGGCTGGAGAGCCCCAGCGCCGGGCGCATCAACCTCGAAGCGCAGGCCCTGCGCACGCCCCCGAAGCGCATCATGTTCCAGGAGCCGCGCCTGCTGCCCTGGGCCCGGGTCGTCGACAACGTCGCGGTGGGCCTCGGCGAAGGCGGCCCGAAGGCGGAGCGACGCGCGAAGGCGCAGGCCGCCCTCGCGGAGGTCGGCCTGTCCGAGAAATCCGGCAACTGGCCCGCGACCCTGTCGGGTGGCCAGCGCCAGCGCGTGGCGCTCGCCCGCGCCCTCGTCAGCCGCCCGGGCCTGCTCGCCCTCGACGAGCCGCTGGGAGCGCTGGACGCGCTGACCCGCATCGACATGCAGGCGATGATCGAGCGGATCTGGCGGGCGCAGGGGTTCACCGCGATCCTCGTCACCCATGACGTCGCCGAGGCCGTGGCGATGGCCGACCGCATCCTCGTGGTGGAGGCCGGCCGCATCGCCCTCGACGTGACGGTGGACGTGGCCCGCCCGCGCCGCCGGGGGGACGCCGACCTCGCGGCCCTCGAAGGCCGCATCCTCGACCACTTGCTTTCCGAGCGTGCGCCGGCCTGA
- the ssuC gene encoding aliphatic sulfonate ABC transporter permease SsuC — protein sequence MTTLSETRTFKARAAERLTPWLVPVAILLGWQVAASAGLVSTRFMPAPSGVLAAGWAAARSGELWTNLSISFARAAVGFLIGGGIGFALGLANGLSRLSERLTDTTLQMIRNIPHLSLIPLVILWFGIDEEAKLFLVAIGVFFPVYANTLHGIRSVDPQLVEMGRVYGMSPVSLFTRVVLPGALPSIFVGLRYALGIMWLTLIVAETISASSGLGYMAMQAREFMLVDVVVLAIVIYAGLGKAADAVTRLLERRFLAWNPAYRNA from the coding sequence ATGACGACCCTTTCCGAGACCCGCACCTTCAAGGCCCGCGCCGCCGAGCGCCTGACGCCCTGGCTCGTCCCCGTGGCGATCCTGCTGGGCTGGCAGGTGGCTGCTTCCGCCGGCCTCGTCTCCACCCGCTTCATGCCGGCGCCCTCCGGCGTCCTCGCGGCGGGCTGGGCGGCGGCGCGCAGCGGCGAACTCTGGACCAACCTCTCGATCAGCTTCGCCCGCGCGGCGGTCGGCTTCCTCATCGGTGGTGGCATCGGCTTCGCGCTCGGCCTCGCCAATGGCCTGTCGCGGCTGTCCGAGCGCCTGACCGACACGACACTGCAGATGATCCGCAACATCCCGCACCTGTCGCTGATCCCCCTGGTGATCCTGTGGTTCGGAATCGACGAGGAGGCCAAGCTCTTCCTCGTGGCGATCGGCGTGTTCTTCCCGGTCTACGCCAACACCCTGCACGGCATCCGCTCGGTCGATCCGCAACTCGTCGAGATGGGCCGGGTCTACGGCATGTCGCCGGTCTCGCTCTTCACCCGCGTGGTGCTGCCGGGCGCGCTGCCCTCGATCTTCGTGGGCCTGCGCTACGCACTCGGCATCATGTGGCTGACGCTGATCGTCGCCGAGACGATCTCGGCCTCCTCCGGCCTCGGCTACATGGCGATGCAGGCGCGCGAGTTCATGCTGGTGGACGTCGTGGTCCTGGCCATCGTGATCTATGCCGGCCTCGGCAAGGCGGCGGATGCCGTGACCCGGCTGCTTGAGCGCAGGTTCCTGGCCTGGAACCCGGCCTACCGGAACGCGTGA
- the msuE gene encoding FMN reductase, giving the protein MSLPRIVGFTANLQRPSKTRALAEALAEAVGAEIRAEIRLYDMVDAGTGLGAAWSRDLLPLPARRIVEAIEGADALIVGSPVYKGAYTGLFKHLFDFVDPAALVGKPVILSATGGGPRHALVVEHSLRPLFGFFSAHTIPSAVYGSDADFRDGVLVDAGVKARVKDAAGQLADLLGARAARASAPKAGPAAFASAG; this is encoded by the coding sequence ATGTCGCTGCCCCGCATCGTCGGCTTCACCGCCAACCTCCAGCGCCCTTCGAAGACACGGGCCCTCGCGGAGGCTCTCGCTGAGGCGGTGGGCGCCGAGATCCGGGCCGAGATCCGCCTCTACGACATGGTGGATGCCGGCACCGGCCTCGGGGCCGCGTGGTCGCGGGATCTACTGCCGCTGCCGGCGCGCCGCATCGTCGAGGCCATCGAGGGGGCGGATGCGCTCATCGTGGGCTCGCCGGTCTACAAGGGAGCCTATACGGGCCTGTTCAAGCACCTGTTCGACTTCGTCGATCCCGCCGCCCTGGTGGGCAAGCCGGTGATCCTGTCCGCCACCGGCGGCGGACCGCGTCACGCCCTCGTGGTCGAGCATTCCCTGCGTCCGCTGTTCGGGTTCTTCAGCGCCCACACGATCCCCAGTGCCGTCTACGGTTCCGATGCGGATTTTCGTGACGGCGTCCTGGTCGATGCCGGCGTGAAGGCCCGGGTCAAGGATGCGGCGGGCCAGCTCGCGGACCTGCTTGGAGCCCGCGCCGCCCGCGCATCCGCCCCCAAAGCGGGGCCTGCGGCCTTCGCCAGCGCCGGGTGA
- a CDS encoding HD-GYP domain-containing protein → MTQAPAVLIVSDRPHLAALLARAVENVVACHCIGPREALPAVLPLVAVVDVNQDVALARTWIARLHVSRIASLQLTDQAPAGRMAAATRTLRADAPRTVVLATLFGLIDTWQAARRNTAATMTAPALPGEGSSGPAISRKAESLARAASGMIARLFEAASAGHPLTPAEADAGTETILAAISDCGIRTWLEVIERHDQQLYQHSLSVAGYAAAFGAGLRLTHADQMRLARAALLHDLGKAKIPLAILNKPSRLSAAELAVMRTHPAIGADLLKDQGGFDTATLEVVRHHHEMLDGSGYPDGLAGAAIPDLVRLVTICDIHSALTERRPYRDPLPHREAHTLMQAMVPKLDADLLRAFERVVLHGVLDGATA, encoded by the coding sequence GTGACCCAAGCACCCGCTGTCCTCATCGTCTCGGACAGGCCGCATCTTGCGGCCCTGCTCGCCCGTGCCGTGGAGAACGTGGTCGCCTGCCACTGCATCGGGCCGCGCGAGGCATTGCCGGCCGTCCTGCCCCTCGTCGCCGTGGTCGATGTCAACCAGGATGTCGCCCTGGCGCGGACCTGGATCGCACGCCTGCACGTTTCCCGGATCGCGAGCCTCCAACTCACCGACCAGGCGCCGGCCGGACGCATGGCCGCGGCGACCCGGACCCTGCGGGCGGATGCGCCCCGGACGGTCGTGCTCGCCACCCTATTCGGCCTCATCGACACCTGGCAGGCGGCGCGTCGCAACACCGCCGCGACGATGACCGCCCCGGCCCTTCCCGGCGAAGGATCCTCCGGCCCGGCGATCTCCAGAAAAGCCGAGAGCCTCGCGCGGGCCGCCAGCGGCATGATCGCCCGGCTGTTCGAAGCTGCTTCGGCCGGACATCCCCTGACCCCGGCCGAGGCCGATGCCGGAACAGAGACCATCCTCGCGGCGATCTCGGATTGCGGTATCCGGACCTGGCTGGAGGTCATCGAGCGCCACGACCAGCAACTCTACCAGCACTCCCTCAGCGTCGCCGGATACGCCGCCGCGTTCGGAGCGGGCCTCAGGCTCACCCATGCCGACCAGATGCGCCTGGCCCGGGCCGCTCTCCTGCACGACCTCGGCAAGGCGAAGATCCCCCTCGCGATCCTGAACAAGCCGAGCCGGCTCAGCGCCGCCGAACTGGCGGTGATGCGCACCCATCCCGCCATCGGCGCCGATCTCCTCAAGGACCAGGGCGGCTTCGACACCGCGACCCTCGAGGTCGTCCGGCACCATCACGAGATGCTCGACGGCAGCGGCTATCCCGACGGACTCGCCGGCGCGGCGATTCCCGACCTCGTGCGCTTGGTCACGATCTGCGACATCCACTCGGCGCTCACGGAACGGAGGCCTTACCGCGATCCGCTCCCGCATCGGGAAGCCCATACCCTGATGCAGGCCATGGTTCCGAAGCTCGACGCCGACCTCCTGCGGGCCTTCGAACGGGTCGTGCTGCACGGCGTGCTCGACGGCGCGACCGCCTGA
- the msrA gene encoding peptide-methionine (S)-S-oxide reductase MsrA, with the protein MFQFRKRPEMPDPADILPGRPNPIPTAERHFVNGNPLKGPYPEGFRHIVLGLGCFWGTERKFWQLPRGVFVTAVGYAGGTTPNPTYEEVCSGLTGHNEVVLVVHDPAELSLEAVLKTFFENHDPTQGMRQGNDVGTQYRSGIYTVDADQADVAERVRAAYGAALQARGFGPITTEIKPLEAFYFAEAYHQQYLAKNPAGYCGVGGTGVTCPIGTGVAA; encoded by the coding sequence ATGTTCCAGTTCCGCAAGCGTCCCGAGATGCCCGATCCCGCCGATATCCTGCCGGGGCGGCCGAATCCGATCCCCACCGCCGAACGGCACTTCGTCAACGGCAACCCGCTCAAGGGCCCCTATCCGGAAGGCTTCCGGCACATCGTCCTCGGGCTGGGCTGCTTCTGGGGCACGGAGCGCAAGTTCTGGCAGCTGCCGCGCGGGGTGTTCGTCACCGCCGTGGGGTATGCCGGGGGGACGACGCCCAACCCGACCTACGAGGAGGTCTGCTCAGGGCTGACCGGGCACAACGAGGTGGTGCTCGTGGTCCACGACCCGGCGGAACTGTCCCTGGAGGCGGTACTCAAGACCTTCTTCGAAAACCATGACCCGACCCAGGGCATGCGCCAGGGCAACGATGTCGGCACCCAGTATCGCTCCGGGATCTACACGGTCGATGCCGACCAGGCGGACGTCGCCGAGCGGGTGCGGGCGGCCTACGGCGCGGCGCTGCAGGCGCGAGGCTTCGGGCCGATCACCACCGAGATCAAGCCGCTGGAGGCGTTCTACTTCGCGGAAGCGTACCACCAGCAGTACCTCGCCAAGAACCCGGCCGGTTACTGCGGCGTCGGCGGCACCGGGGTCACCTGCCCGATCGGCACCGGCGTCGCCGCCTGA
- a CDS encoding TIGR00645 family protein: protein MESLFEKALFASRWLLAPFYGALAIGILVLLVKLLQELAHFVLHMWDATESQVVLGVLTMVDLSLTASLLVIVMFSGYENFVSKIDHADHKDWPAWMGTIDFTGLKLKLVSSIVAISAISLLKAFMDLKAMSDRDLYWLVGIHMVFVVSGLLMALTDRLIAGHHDR from the coding sequence ATGGAAAGCCTCTTCGAGAAGGCACTGTTCGCGAGCCGCTGGCTCCTGGCGCCGTTCTATGGAGCCCTCGCGATCGGTATTCTGGTGCTGCTGGTCAAGCTGCTGCAGGAACTCGCTCATTTCGTGCTGCACATGTGGGACGCCACCGAATCGCAGGTCGTGCTCGGCGTCCTGACCATGGTCGACCTGTCCCTCACCGCCTCGCTCCTCGTGATCGTGATGTTTTCCGGCTACGAGAACTTCGTCTCGAAGATCGATCACGCCGACCACAAGGACTGGCCGGCCTGGATGGGGACCATCGACTTCACCGGGCTCAAGCTGAAGCTCGTCTCGTCCATCGTCGCCATCTCGGCGATCTCGCTCCTGAAGGCCTTCATGGACCTGAAGGCGATGAGCGACCGGGACCTGTACTGGCTGGTCGGCATCCATATGGTGTTCGTGGTCTCCGGCCTGCTGATGGCGTTGACCGACCGCCTGATCGCGGGCCACCACGACCGCTGA
- a CDS encoding DUF2293 domain-containing protein, translating to MNRREAVAAALTHLAPRLPEFETEAVIDRALASPGLRNAQADTAAWLALVAYARHVFTEYDALLDEGYDRDSARHFVLDELNDVLAEWGTRRRVSDAETAPEDDSESS from the coding sequence ATGAACCGGCGCGAGGCGGTGGCGGCGGCCCTGACGCATCTCGCTCCGCGCCTGCCCGAATTCGAGACGGAGGCGGTGATCGACCGGGCCCTGGCCAGCCCGGGCCTGCGCAACGCCCAGGCGGACACCGCCGCTTGGCTCGCCCTCGTGGCCTATGCCCGCCACGTCTTCACCGAGTACGACGCCCTGCTGGATGAGGGCTACGACCGCGACAGCGCCCGCCACTTCGTCCTCGACGAACTCAACGACGTGCTCGCCGAATGGGGCACGCGCCGCCGGGTCTCCGATGCCGAGACCGCTCCGGAGGATGATTCCGAGTCCTCCTGA
- a CDS encoding TOBE domain-containing protein, protein MKISARNVLKGKVVSVEKGATTAHVKIEIAGGEVVTASITNESVDSLKLTVGGDAYAVVKSSDVLVAVD, encoded by the coding sequence ATGAAGATCAGCGCGCGCAACGTCCTCAAGGGCAAGGTCGTCTCCGTCGAGAAGGGCGCCACCACCGCCCATGTGAAGATCGAGATCGCGGGCGGCGAAGTGGTGACGGCCTCGATCACCAACGAGTCCGTCGACAGCCTCAAGCTGACCGTGGGCGGCGACGCCTACGCCGTCGTGAAATCCTCCGACGTCCTCGTCGCGGTGGATTGA
- the mepA gene encoding penicillin-insensitive murein endopeptidase, with protein sequence MTLLLLGLPLSAQAQDRGSVNPKPLPPLANPDAPDTPAKALFGRATTPASGPAHAYGSYAKGCFSGGEALAVDGPNWQVMRLSRNRMWGTPPLVEFLERLAAKAPQVGWNGLLVGDMSQPRGGPMLTGHASHQLGLDADVWLTPMPNHRMSRAEREETSATNVVRSDRLDIDPQVWRPEHLRLIRMTAQEREVARIFVNPAIKKALCREAGGDRAWLSKVRPMYGHNYHYHIRLACPAGQDQCGDQAPPPSGDGCGEELAYWFSDAVMNPRPSTKPPKPRPPMTLAALPAACRAVLKAR encoded by the coding sequence GTGACGCTCCTGCTCCTCGGCCTCCCCCTGTCGGCACAGGCCCAGGACCGGGGCAGCGTCAATCCGAAGCCGCTTCCGCCCCTCGCGAACCCCGACGCACCCGACACGCCGGCCAAGGCCCTGTTCGGCCGGGCCACGACGCCCGCCTCCGGCCCGGCCCATGCCTACGGCTCCTATGCCAAGGGCTGTTTCTCGGGAGGCGAGGCGCTCGCGGTCGACGGACCGAACTGGCAGGTGATGCGCCTGTCGCGCAACCGCATGTGGGGCACCCCGCCGCTGGTGGAGTTCCTGGAGCGGCTCGCCGCCAAGGCGCCGCAGGTGGGTTGGAACGGCCTCCTCGTCGGGGACATGTCCCAGCCGCGCGGCGGTCCGATGCTCACGGGGCACGCCTCGCACCAGCTCGGCCTCGACGCCGACGTCTGGCTGACCCCGATGCCGAACCACCGCATGAGCCGGGCCGAGCGCGAGGAGACCTCCGCCACCAACGTGGTGCGGTCCGACCGCCTCGACATCGACCCGCAGGTCTGGCGCCCGGAGCACCTCCGGTTGATCCGGATGACGGCCCAGGAGCGCGAGGTGGCGCGCATCTTCGTCAACCCGGCGATCAAGAAGGCCCTGTGCCGGGAGGCCGGCGGCGACCGGGCCTGGCTCTCGAAGGTGCGGCCGATGTACGGGCACAACTATCACTATCATATCCGCCTCGCCTGCCCGGCGGGCCAGGACCAGTGCGGCGACCAGGCCCCGCCCCCCTCCGGCGACGGCTGCGGCGAGGAGCTCGCCTACTGGTTCAGCGACGCGGTGATGAACCCGAGACCCTCCACGAAGCCGCCGAAGCCCAGACCCCCGATGACCCTGGCCGCCCTTCCGGCCGCCTGCCGGGCGGTGCTGAAGGCGCGCTGA
- a CDS encoding aldose 1-epimerase family protein, with protein sequence MGERITITAEDGTQATIAVDGAEPVSWQVAGREYLWSGDPAHWNRHAPWLFPVVGASTGGAVQVDGRAYPMPQHGFARDLAFTVIERAGDSVRLRLTDSAETRVHYPYAFRLDITARVGPGLLDFEVWIENTDTRALPYGLGFHPAFPWPFAGGTRAAGGGYAVRFAQPERPFAPEVGAGGLLLREERPIPLEGATLPLDPAIFSEALVFRDAASSWLRFTGPDGQAIRMAVSDFPHLAVWTKPTAPFLSLECWTGHADWAGFTGDLVERDSQRLLAPGARARHGVTLSFEPEARG encoded by the coding sequence ATGGGCGAACGGATCACGATCACGGCCGAGGACGGCACGCAGGCGACCATCGCGGTGGACGGCGCCGAGCCGGTCTCCTGGCAAGTGGCGGGTCGCGAATACCTCTGGAGCGGCGACCCGGCGCACTGGAATCGCCATGCGCCGTGGCTGTTCCCGGTGGTCGGCGCCTCGACCGGCGGCGCGGTGCAGGTGGACGGCCGGGCCTACCCGATGCCGCAGCACGGCTTTGCCCGCGACCTGGCCTTCACGGTAATCGAGCGGGCCGGGGACAGCGTGCGCCTGCGTCTTACGGACAGCGCGGAAACCCGCGTGCACTACCCCTATGCCTTCCGCCTCGACATCACGGCCCGGGTCGGCCCCGGCCTCCTCGACTTCGAGGTCTGGATCGAGAACACCGACACGCGGGCGCTGCCCTACGGACTGGGCTTCCACCCGGCCTTCCCCTGGCCCTTTGCCGGCGGCACCCGCGCGGCCGGGGGCGGCTACGCGGTCCGGTTCGCGCAGCCCGAGCGCCCCTTCGCGCCCGAGGTGGGGGCCGGCGGCCTGCTCCTGCGTGAAGAGCGGCCGATCCCCCTGGAAGGCGCCACCCTGCCCCTCGATCCGGCGATCTTCAGCGAGGCCCTGGTCTTCCGCGACGCGGCGAGCAGCTGGCTGCGCTTCACAGGCCCGGACGGTCAGGCGATCCGCATGGCGGTCTCGGATTTCCCGCACCTTGCCGTCTGGACCAAGCCGACGGCGCCGTTCCTGTCCCTCGAATGCTGGACGGGCCATGCGGACTGGGCGGGCTTCACCGGCGACCTCGTGGAGCGGGACTCGCAGCGCCTGCTGGCCCCCGGCGCCCGAGCCCGCCACGGCGTCACCCTCTCCTTCGAGCCGGAGGCCCGGGGATGA
- a CDS encoding TenA family protein, producing MTGTFSAEAWARNAAAYEAIRTMPFNAELAAGSLSRARFLHYIVQDAHYLVGFGRALALAAAKAPDPDRMVQFARAAETAIVVERSLHGGFFRDYGIDADTFARTPLSPPCDHYVAYLIATAYAEPYEVVLGALLPCFWIYAEIGRDILSRARGDNPYRAWIDTYAGEDFATAVAAMIAATDAAAAQASPGARARMHHAYDQATRLEYLFWDGAYREAAWPV from the coding sequence ATGACCGGCACATTCTCGGCGGAGGCCTGGGCGCGCAACGCGGCCGCCTACGAAGCGATCCGCACCATGCCGTTCAACGCCGAACTCGCGGCAGGCTCGTTGAGCCGGGCCCGGTTTCTCCACTACATCGTCCAGGACGCGCATTACCTCGTGGGCTTCGGCCGTGCCCTGGCGCTCGCGGCCGCCAAGGCGCCGGACCCCGACCGGATGGTGCAGTTCGCCCGCGCGGCCGAGACGGCCATCGTGGTCGAGCGTTCGCTGCACGGCGGCTTCTTCCGCGATTACGGCATCGATGCCGATACGTTCGCGCGCACGCCGCTCTCGCCGCCCTGCGACCACTACGTCGCCTACCTCATCGCCACCGCCTATGCGGAGCCCTACGAGGTGGTGCTCGGCGCCCTGCTGCCGTGCTTCTGGATCTATGCCGAGATCGGGCGGGATATCCTGTCCCGTGCGCGCGGCGACAATCCGTACCGCGCCTGGATCGACACCTATGCGGGTGAGGATTTCGCCACAGCCGTCGCCGCGATGATCGCGGCCACCGATGCGGCGGCGGCCCAGGCCTCCCCGGGGGCGCGGGCGCGGATGCACCACGCCTACGACCAGGCCACCCGCCTCGAATACCTGTTCTGGGACGGCGCCTACCGCGAGGCAGCCTGGCCGGTGTGA
- a CDS encoding HAD family hydrolase gives MRDAPIPPHPVPATRGPAPALALVIFDCDGVLVDSEPISLARLTAGLNRIGVPIDVETVRARFAGTSMTSIMDHIARDYGIVAPDGFVEAVKEDTLRAFDAELRAMAGVAEAVVALGLPSCVASSSDPVRLRHSLGLTGLLPLFEGRIFSSTMVARGKPAPDLFLHAAATMGAAPEACLVIEDSVPGVTAACAAGMRVVGFSGGGHWGHDPAAADLTRAGASRVFRDYRDLAAVIAAA, from the coding sequence ATGCGCGACGCCCCGATTCCACCCCATCCGGTGCCCGCGACCCGCGGACCCGCGCCGGCCCTCGCGCTGGTGATCTTCGATTGTGACGGGGTGCTCGTCGACAGCGAGCCGATCAGCCTGGCCCGCCTCACGGCGGGCCTCAACCGCATCGGCGTGCCGATCGATGTCGAGACGGTGCGCGCGCGCTTCGCCGGCACATCAATGACCTCGATCATGGACCACATCGCGCGCGACTACGGGATCGTGGCCCCCGACGGCTTCGTCGAGGCGGTGAAGGAGGACACGCTGCGGGCCTTCGATGCGGAGCTTCGTGCGATGGCGGGGGTCGCCGAGGCGGTCGTCGCCCTCGGGCTCCCGTCCTGCGTCGCATCGAGCAGCGACCCGGTCCGCCTGCGCCACTCGCTGGGACTCACCGGACTGCTGCCGCTCTTCGAGGGACGGATCTTCTCCTCGACCATGGTGGCGCGGGGCAAGCCGGCGCCGGACCTCTTCCTGCACGCGGCCGCCACCATGGGCGCCGCACCCGAGGCCTGCCTCGTGATCGAGGACAGCGTGCCCGGCGTCACGGCGGCTTGCGCTGCCGGCATGCGCGTGGTCGGCTTCAGCGGCGGCGGGCACTGGGGCCATGATCCGGCGGCGGCCGATCTGACCCGGGCCGGTGCCTCCCGGGTGTTCCGCGATTACCGGGACCTCGCAGCGGTCATCGCGGCTGCTTGA